The nucleotide sequence AGAAGGAGCACTGGGGCTACAAAGGCATGGCCGACCGCGACGAACTCACGGCCAGTTACGAGCGGCTCCTCCAGGCGGCCTACAAGTTGAGAGACACCGCCGGCCTCTCGGCCGCCGTCTACACCCAGACAACCGACGTCGAGATCGAGTGCAACGGCCTGCTGACGTACGACCGCGCCATCATCAAGCCGGACCTGGAGCGCGTGGCGGCCGTCAACCAGGGCGACTTCTCGCGCATCCCCCCGCCGCCCATCGTAAAGAATGTCGTGCCGACCTCCGAGGAGAAGGCCGCCGAGTGGCGGTACACCTTCGACAAGCCCGCCGACGACTGGACCAAGCCCGGCTTCGACGATGCGGCATGGAAGAAGGGCCCCGGCGGCTTCGGCACCGCGGCAACGTCGGGCGCCGTCGTCGGGACCGAGTGGAAAACTTCCGACGTCTGGCTGCGGCGTGAAATCACGATACCCGACGGGCCTTTCAGCAAACTCAGCCTGCGCGTCCACCACGACGAGGACGCGGAAATCTACATCAACGGCGTCCTGGCGGGCAAGTTCCCGGGCTTCACCTCGGAGTACGTGGAGGCGCCGCTGACGCCGGAAGGCAAGGCCGCCCTCAAGCCGGGCAAGAACACGATCGCGGTGCATTGCCGCCAGACGGGGGGCGGCCAGTTCATTGACGTGGGCATCGTCGAAATCCAGGAACAGAAAAAGTAGGAGCCAGCCATGAACGCTTGCTTGCGACTCGCCGGAGCCTGCGCCGTGCTGGTGATTCTCGGTCCGGCCTGGTCGGCGGAAGCGCCGAAGGATTATCCTCTTCAGCCCGTCCCGTTTAGTGCGGTCACCGTGTCCGACGGGTTCTGGGGCCCGCGGCTCGAGACGAACCGCACGGTGACGGTCCCATACGCTTTCAAGAAATGCGAGGAGACGGGCCGCATCAGCAACTTCGCAAAGGCCGCCGGCCTCGAGAAGGGAAAGTTCGAGGGCATCTTCTTCAACGACTCGGACGTGTACAAGGTGATCGAGGGGGCCGCGTATTGCCTGAAACTCCGCCCCGACGCGGACCTGGAGAAGTACGTGGACGGCGTCGTCGGCAAGATCGCCGCCGCCCAATGGGATGATGGCTATCTCTACACATTCTACTCCGTGCCAGAACATCAGCCGGAAAAACGCTGGACCAACATCGCCGCGAACCACGAACTCTACTGCGCGGGCCACCTGATAGAGGCGGCCGTCGCGTACCACGAGGCCACAGGCAAACGAAAACTGCTGGATGTGGCGATCCGGCTGGCGGACTACATCGATTCGGTGTTCGGCCCCGGCAAGCGCCGCGACCCGCCGGGCTGCCAGGTAGTGGAAATCGGCCTCGTGCGCCTCTACCGCGCGACCGGCGAGCGGCGCTACCTGGACCTTGCGAAGTTCTTCCTGGACCAGCGCGGCCGGCCGGAGGGGCACAAACTTTACGGCCCGTACAGCCAGGACCACAAGCCGGTCGTCGAGCAAAGCGAGGCTGTCGGCCATGCCGTCCGGGCCGGGTACATGTACTCGGCGATGGCCGACGTCGCCGCCCTCACGGGCGACGAGGCGTACCGGCGGGCCGTCGGCTGCCTCTGGGAAAACGTCGTCGGGCGCAAACTCTACATCACAGGGGGCATCGGGGCGCGCGGGCATCGCGAATCGTTCGGCGACGACTACGAACTGCCCAACGCGTCGGCCTACAACGAGACGTGCGCCGCCATCGCCAACGCCCTCTGGAACCACCGCCTGTTCCTCCTCGAGGGCGACGCCAAGTACCTCGACGTCCTCGAACGCGTCATCTACAACGGGTTCCTCTCGGGCATCTCGCTCGCGGGCGACCGCTTCTTCTATCCGAACCCGCTGGCCGCCGACCGCCGCGGCCGCGAGCGCCAGGCATGGTTCGGCTGCGCCTGCTGCCCCCCCAACGTGGCGCGATTCATCCCCTCCGTGCCGGGCTACGCCTACGCGCACACCGCCGACGCCGTCTATGTGAACCTCTTCATCGGCGGAAGCGCGACCGTCCCGCTGGGCGCGAGCGCCGTCGTGCTCCGCCAGGAGACGAACTACCCGTGGGACGGCGAGGTCCGCATCACGGTCGAGCCCAAAACGGAGGCCGAGTTTACCATCAACGTCCGCATCCCCGGCTGGGCGAGGAACGAAGTTGTGCCGAGCGACCTTTACGCGTTTCTCGACCGGAGCGACGAGGCCGTCGCGCTCCAGGTCAATTCCAAGCCCGTCGCGCTGGAGGTCGAGAAAGGTTTCGCGCGCCTTCGGCGCCGGTGGAAGAGCGGCGACGTGATAAGCCTTTCGCTTCCGATGCC is from Planctomycetota bacterium and encodes:
- a CDS encoding glycoside hydrolase family 127 protein, with amino-acid sequence MNACLRLAGACAVLVILGPAWSAEAPKDYPLQPVPFSAVTVSDGFWGPRLETNRTVTVPYAFKKCEETGRISNFAKAAGLEKGKFEGIFFNDSDVYKVIEGAAYCLKLRPDADLEKYVDGVVGKIAAAQWDDGYLYTFYSVPEHQPEKRWTNIAANHELYCAGHLIEAAVAYHEATGKRKLLDVAIRLADYIDSVFGPGKRRDPPGCQVVEIGLVRLYRATGERRYLDLAKFFLDQRGRPEGHKLYGPYSQDHKPVVEQSEAVGHAVRAGYMYSAMADVAALTGDEAYRRAVGCLWENVVGRKLYITGGIGARGHRESFGDDYELPNASAYNETCAAIANALWNHRLFLLEGDAKYLDVLERVIYNGFLSGISLAGDRFFYPNPLAADRRGRERQAWFGCACCPPNVARFIPSVPGYAYAHTADAVYVNLFIGGSATVPLGASAVVLRQETNYPWDGEVRITVEPKTEAEFTINVRIPGWARNEVVPSDLYAFLDRSDEAVALQVNSKPVALEVEKGFARLRRRWKSGDVISLSLPMPVRRVVAHEAVKDDAGRVALERGPVVYCAEGIDNGGSLGALLVPDGARLEARFRKDLLGGVAVVTGRAESLARNEDGSIRRTPVELTAIPYYAWAHRGPCEMAVWLARDESKALKPASAPTLASRSRARASHSNPGDTIAALNDQVEPSGSGDSAIPRFTWWDHLGTAEWVEYEFSKPATVSAIEVYWFDDIGLGQFRAPKSWRLLYKDGGEWKPVKTDAEPGTKKDQFNRLAFEPVLAEGLRIEVQLQPGRSGGLLEWKVQEAK